A region of the Mangifera indica cultivar Alphonso chromosome 10, CATAS_Mindica_2.1, whole genome shotgun sequence genome:
ttaaaatgtcaaatccAACTTTTATCTCTCGGAGATTCCAAACTTTTCCCGATCAAGCTACTCATGTGGGGCAATGATattgattttagttttaaattttaatgttctAGAGAGCTGGATGCATCAATTTTCTTGGTATTTTTTACCAAGTCTTATCATGAAAGATGGATAGTGACATGCTTTGCTTCTAGCTTTAGAAACCCACCCTAACCATTAACCAAGCCATCTCAATAATTATCATTGAGTGACGTCCTTTTTCATGTTTCAAAGTAATTCATATGAAAAATCagtcaaagaaaatataaattatttcatttgaTTAGGTAGGTGTTTTCAGGTTCAGTAGTTGAACAatggtttccaaatttttatatcaCAACAAAATAGAAGACTTTGTTAATTGGACAGGAATTTCGGAAAGAAGCAAAACAACGCACGCTGTCTACGCGTTTCAATTGGTCCTTCCTAATAACTTGCTGCATCAGAACAAACCTCAGCCCCCTTATTCTCCATATTACATATTCATCGATCTTTTGTCATTTCCTCTCTTGTAACACAACAAAAACTCATCTGGGTACTTTCCGTTTTGGTCAATGATTCTGGCTCTTGTTGCTTGGTGATTGAAGAAGGATGAGGGAGGCTCAAATTCGTAAAATCAAagggaggaagaagaagaaaggactGAAAAGGTGTTGTTTGTGGCCTTGTTATGCGGTTTGTTCATTGGGTAAGGGGGTTGGCAGATGCCTGTTTGTTAGTTGTTATCCAGTGTTGCAGTGCTTTGGATGTGATGATTGTAGACATCAACACCACCACCACAGGCattttcattagtttttttttatattttctttctatatTATCATTGACTTTATAGATAATTGTTATTTCAAGCTCTTGTTCCTCTCAGGAGAAAGGAGAGGAAACATGTGAAAGTTACGTAAAGAAAGAATccaatttgttatttttgaattttctgcGGTGGGTTTGTGCTTCGCATTTTACAAGTGTATGCAGAAAAGCAATTAGAACGTAAGAAATTTCATTATGCATCTCATACAACAATAATTTGAGGGAGATGAATTTGCAGCTAGAGAAACAAATTATGTGACTTTTATACTGCAGTTTTCCCTTGATTTTTCAGAGATTGTGTTGTGGGTGCTCTTCTTCCTAATAAAATTGTGTCATTAGCTGCCTCTTCATTTCACCAAATGGCATGTCAATTTCTGCACATCTGATTGTTTCAAAGGCTTCAGCATGAACATTTGGGCTCCTTCCTCTAAGCACCTGctcataaatgaaatattttagattCACAAACGAATTCTGAATCGAAACATGTCgaaaaaagatgaattttgGTGTATAATTACTTGTTAATTCGTGTTGGGATGTTCTCTGATGACATCACAACAACCGGAACCTCCCTGGTAGCAGAAGATTCCTGCTTGCAAGTTTGAAAGAAACAGAATTAGAAGCCAAAATGATATTTGATGTTTATATTATTCTTGAAATCCTGAAGATTAAAAGCTATACCTTGATTTTCTTTAGAAGCTCATAGCCTGTCATTCCTGGCATACAGTAATCTGTAATCACCAGGTTTACTTTAGATTCCTACAAACAAAAGCCAAACCATAATCAATCTCTGATTTCTTCAAACTTAAACCCCATAATCTTCAATACAAATTTATGCTAAGTTACTCACAATATTGCTCTCCAGGGCTTTCTCTTGTTCATCTACCAACCCCAGATACTCCAATGCCCTCACCGCGTTCTCTGCAGTTGTCACTGCAACATCAAGTAatgtgtaaataaataaaaactaaacttttgcCCTTTTGATCATGACTAGCCTACAACAAAATGGATTAGAAAATGAACCTTTGCAAGAGGACTTCTTGAGCAACATTTCGACCAATTTTCGATCAACAAGATTATCATCAACTGCTAAAACATGAGGCTTTGATGAAGAGGATGCAACGCTACTAAACTCCATTAACAAAATGGTACAATATAATTAGAACTAGAGATAGCAGCAAGCACAtacagaaacaaaacaaaggcACAGCAAATGCAAGGCGGCGTGGTGGAGTATTTATAGAGGAAAGGAAAGATAAGATGaaataatgatgataatgaaaATGACAAGTTGGTGGGTGAGAatgaatttttttgataattcacAAGACATAAATGAATGATAAAATCAAAGTAGATCACAGATATTTCGATATCCTTTTTGGGTTTCTCTTTATGATTTGATTCAGTCCCATTCCTCCTCCATATCccatctttctctctctccaaaGACCCCTCCATCTTCTTATATATGTATCTCATGCATTGGATTGCTGCATGTACAACGTTTTTCAATTTACTTTACATGACTTTATTCTAGCCTGCTTCCCTGGTGGGTATTGAAGATTTCACTtggattctctctttttttgacatttttattttacagaTAGGTAAAGTGGGTTGATAATGGTGTGCtgtgatttgatttgatatgatatgAAGAGATTGTTTGTAATTAGCTTGTTTTCAGAATCAATCTTTTGTTCTGCCAAGAAATGAAAATCTAATCTCCAGCCTGATCTGATTGAGGCAACTGAGGAAGATAtgcaaaataacatatttttttcatatattgtACTTGGTTAGGCAATATTTGGACGTGATTTACATAACAACCGAATCTTTATCAAATTGTAACTTACTCATACAAAGGCTGTACCGATCACAGAAATACTTGTGTAGATATCCATTGTGATTTAAGTACTTAAAATAGTCAATTCCACTATATCAAGAATGAGCAATGATAAGTGTacttatataaatagatacacatttgatatatattatcatataattgaatgttactttatctttgatttaaaatcaattaatcactAAAtgtacatttatttatatacttaaaataggtatatataattttattaatcaagaaTATCGCCACCCTTTATCTGCATCATTGgattataatattcaaaataagttagATTGACAAAACCATAATCTAATGTTCTTGGTGGGATGACTTCTACAATGACAATTTATCAATTGGGCTTATAATTCTAAGAATGAAATTCTGCAAAATCATATCACTTCATTAATATTTACATTTGCCATGTATGCTTGATCTTAACCACATATCAGAAAGCACAGGCATTGCATAGAAACAAAAACTCCAGGTCTAAACCATTCGCAGGTAGCTGACTTAGAGAAACTTTTCTTTCATCATATTCACAGGTAGCTGATTTAGTTGATTACATGTTTATAACATTATCTTTCAAAAAGTGACAGGTAAAGTttgaaactaaaacaaaatttttttttcagtgagCCATAGCTTTTGGTTGATGCTCAACATGTAATCATCCTCGTTTGATGCTTGCCTTTGGAATGGATGATGTTCATGGCCTGGCAGATGTCATAAATGGTATGCCCTTAAATGTGGCCACACCTTTCTCATTAGTCAACAGATGCAGCAACCATGAGAGAGCTGTCATCAGATTTTATGCAAGTATAAATGACAACCCACTTCACCATATCAAGACTGTCCAGTCACCCAATAATAATATACACCGAGTATCCACTTAGAGTTTATATGCATACAGTCACATGCCTAGAAAAAGGAAAGCACATACTAGTGTAATCTTCTACAGCTGCTTCTTTTTTGGGTTTAGTACATCCTCTGGTTTTCCATCAACCCAGGAtgaaaatattaacaatcatTTCTAAATACAGGTGACACCAGGAAGAAAACTGTATTTGCAACAATGAAAACTTAATTCCAAGTTACAAGAGAATAAATGGAAGAGATcacaatataatttatgtattggTTGAACGAATGAAGGTGTACAGTATTACTATTAAGCTGACAGTTGAATGTGCAGCTCATTTAATCAGAAACTTTAGCCACCTTCAGCGCTCATTTTATGTAATCCTAGTCTGAACCAGGAAATTCAGGGGGTATAatcatgttttttaatttctattcaACTTGGTATGCTTAACCAGAAAATGAAACATGCTCCCCGGTTTTGGCCCTTCTGGAGGTACTAAAGGCTCTTCGACACTGTGATCTTCATTTGAAGCATAAAGCATCTAAAAAGACCGgaatcataaataaaacaaaaaatcaaccTCTTTGCTTTGGAATTGTTTAGGAATGCAAGATAAGATTTGTACGAAAAACTGCAGTCtccaaaattcatattaaaacaattataataataaaaagcaaatttcaaaatcacataatatttagttatctagtgaaagaaaaaaaaaagggcttcTTCTGAGGATTTCATGGACTAATTTCAAATGAAATGCTTGGAAGAGAATCAAGCATAAATTAAAGGCAGAACAATATGTCAGGAATGCATAAATTATTGTGTCATATCATCAAAAGCTTGAATCAGttctaataattatatcacttaaGATTCAATTGGGTGGCAAGAAAACAGAGTTTCAACCAGGAAGCAGTTTATGAGTTTTGAATAGTAAtacatgtacaaacaaattgttCATATGAGGGTGTTTTGATGTGAAAGAAAAAGCAAACAATCAGAGTACATATACAGATAAGtttgtacaaattttttatactcaTAGTTTTATTCATGATTTTTAACCAGGATGTAATACAAAAAGCTTTTACAGGGAACAATCATATAAGTTTAATTTCCTCCTTTTCTAGGCTAGAAGAGTCTATTTAAGGAATTCAATTTTCTCCTTTTCTGAGCTAGAAGTTTATTCAAGAAGCAAACAGTTGAGCTTATTCAACAAATACCTCATTTGAGCAGAACAGAAACCAAACTATTATTCGAACTTATTCAGCAAACATATTAGGAATTTTTTCTACAGATTACCGACATCACATCTTGTAGCTTTCCAGGTTTCACATTAGTTATCAGCACAACAAAGCAATTCGGGTCGAAAACTGAATTAAATGAGCTTGTAGCGTGAAACAAAGAGGGGAAAATGTTGAAATTGTAAGAACAGTATAGTTGAGTAATGACAAGAAAAGGCATAAATTCGGCTTACAGGATCACAAGAAAGGTGTTTACAGGGAGATTATGACGCTTCCATTTGCAGCCAGCATCTGTGTTGAATGTTTCTCATCTCAAATGGACCTTTTGTATGTGTTGATGGAGCTTTTAATTTAAAGCTcagtataatttaaaacttgGCTCAAGTAGGCTTCCTCAATCTCTatttgaaattacaaaagaagaaaaatattataggtatctattttaaatatatatatttatataaaggtGTTATTATAGGTTAAATGGCtattttttcacctaaattttagtttaatttcataaacataTCTAtagtaattgaaaaatttaaatatacatttataagttaacttatattaaaattgtttataaaaataatggtaaaattgttattttatcattaaatctaaaaatcttaaaaatttatattattttcttttacccCACTTTCCCTATCCCCattccctcccccccccccccaaacaaTGATGGCTCTTCTTTGGATGTCTTTTCTCCGTCTAAAATTCTCCCTCTCTTATCAACATCATCTATACAAAACCCATCGTTTGACAACCaccttaatattatttattgatgttATCTTTGAATAAAAAGGAAGAGGTATTATTTAAGccaattaattttccttttttgtttttttactgCAATCAAGGGTAAGTTAGAGTTAGTACTACAAAGTAAATCTGTTCAACAAAATATGTTCATGTCAAATCATGTTTATACTACTTTAAATGACACTTTTTCATCTATAAGGTATTTGTTTACACATATATCAAGATAAATGATCTTAGAATGTTATAATACGACTGATGGGTTGAGTGAACTGTGGCAAAGAGCTTGGATAATTGCAGCTCTGCTTGCATATGTTCTCTTGGTCATAATATGCATTCTCTGGGCCCTATCATATAACCCAAGTAGATAATCTCTGGAACCCATCATTTTCTTACAGACTGCTATTCAATGAACTTGTTTTGAGCAGCATTTGCATCTATTGTGGAGATTTATGGGAAACTTTAGTCAATGGATGATTGAACTGTCCCATTCTAGAGTATTAATGTGTGCTTTAAAAAGATACATGAGCAGCCACTCGGTTTTGCTAGAGATTCAAGGTACACATTATTCACTTTTTGGGGTCTCAGTAGGCTTCAACACATTCATAATCCCGTGTATTCTTTACCATGTTCTTTCTAAGACTATTTAAGGTCTCatatattttgattgtgttttcTGATGATGAATCTCCAGAGAAGAAAATGTCAACTTTGTTCCTTTGTTCAATCCAACTGCAACCGGGGTTCTTCTTCAGTCCTTTTTCTTTCATAGAAGTTCTTAAGTTCGCTGCTTGATCCCACATTTCAGCTTCTCCATATAGATGTACTAGTTGAACATAATTGCTGCCTCTGTTTGGCTCCAGCTTTAGTAGGTTTCGAGCTGCCAGTTCTCCAAGCTCCAAGCTATGATGAACTCGACAGGCACACAACAAACTCAACCAGACACTCCTGTCAGGTTCAATGGGCATGCTTTTGACAAAGCTGTAGGCATCATCCAAGCATCCAGTGCGCCCTAGGAGATTGACAATGTTCACAAAATGCTCCATCTTAGGTTCAATCCCATAGTCTGCTTTCATAGATTGAAATAGATGCAGACCCAACTTTACCAAGCCAGAATGGTTGCAAGATGAAAGCAGGGAGAGAAAAGTTACACCATCAGGTCTTACCCCTGATCTTTTCATCTGATCAAACAGCTCCACTGCTTTAAGACATTCTCCATGAAATCCATAACCAGCAATCATTGAATTCCATGTTACAGAGTCTTTCTGAGACATGTTTTCAAAGATATACTCTGCATATTTTAAGAATCCGCACTTGATATACATGTCAATTAATGCATTCTCCACTTGAACATCACATGGAATCTTCAGTCTAGTCAGATATCCATGAATAATCTTCCCTTGAATCAGCGCTGCTGTTGATGAAATTGCAACAAGAACACTCGTGATGGATACAGAATCTGGATAGAAGCCATGCTGCACAATCTCAGGAAAAAGCTTAATTGACAGTTCTGGCATACCATTGCGGcaataacatgaaatcataGAATTCCAAACAACAAGATTTTTATGTGGCATGTCAGAAAAAACGTTTCCAGCCAATTCTGCAAAACCACATTTGGAATACATATCTATCAGAGAACTAGCCACAAAAAAATCCAGTTGAAATCCACACTTGATAACAAATCCATGGATCTGTCTGCCCAGATCTACATTCTCCAGTCCTGAACACGCACTCATAACACTTACCATAATGTTAGAATCCGGCTTCATTACATCTACATCCATAGCTCTGAAAAAATCCAAAGCCTCCTCAAACTTACTGTTATGACAAAGGCCTGATATCATAGAGCCAAATGCAACCACATCCCTTTCCTTCATAGTACTGAAAACCAACTTAGCATCAAGATAACTCC
Encoded here:
- the LOC123227281 gene encoding pentatricopeptide repeat-containing protein At2g40720, with translation MYSSKLLLRAWKNNVDMHFKICISRHLSFSTHSHISTQSLINSKIKFLAQQGQYVEALKLYSNNPNCPFSVTKFTFPSVLKASASLPNLRYGKTIHSTIITMGLQFDPYIASSLINMYVKCASLPLAVHVFDKLSESEVLAQDISVWNSIIDGYFRFGHMIEGIHQFCRMQTLGIRPDAYTLSILLGVCNDGGLGYNEGRQIHGYIVRNIGNGDSFLDTAIINMYLTWGRLEYAWYVFDMLSNKSSVVLWNVMIGGFSEKGLWDCSLELYSLGKNEDVKFASTSFSGALTACGNGENVSFGMQVHCDVVKMGFQSDPYVYTSLLIMYAKCKMIETAEKIFHLIQEKEIEVWNAMISSYTNNGYAYDALEVSKQMRLNAIPYDSFTMMNVLSSSGIIGLYDFGRSVHAELVKRPIQSNIAIQSALMTMYAKCGSYLDAKLVFSTMKERDVVAFGSMISGLCHNSKFEEALDFFRAMDVDVMKPDSNIMVSVMSACSGLENVDLGRQIHGFVIKCGFQLDFFVASSLIDMYSKCGFAELAGNVFSDMPHKNLVVWNSMISCYCRNGMPELSIKLFPEIVQHGFYPDSVSITSVLVAISSTAALIQGKIIHGYLTRLKIPCDVQVENALIDMYIKCGFLKYAEYIFENMSQKDSVTWNSMIAGYGFHGECLKAVELFDQMKRSGVRPDGVTFLSLLSSCNHSGLVKLGLHLFQSMKADYGIEPKMEHFVNIVNLLGRTGCLDDAYSFVKSMPIEPDRSVWLSLLCACRVHHSLELGELAARNLLKLEPNRGSNYVQLVHLYGEAEMWDQAANLRTSMKEKGLKKNPGCSWIEQRNKVDIFFSGDSSSENTIKIYETLNSLRKNMVKNTRDYECVEAY
- the LOC123227009 gene encoding two-component response regulator ARR17-like, with translation MEFSSVASSSSKPHVLAVDDNLVDRKLVEMLLKKSSCKVTTAENAVRALEYLGLVDEQEKALESNIESKVNLVITDYCMPGMTGYELLKKIKESSATREVPVVVMSSENIPTRINKCLEEGAQMFMLKPLKQSDVQKLTCHLVK